The following nucleotide sequence is from Erinaceus europaeus chromosome 8, mEriEur2.1, whole genome shotgun sequence.
acacaaccaaaaaagaaaactacagaccaatatctctgatgaacatagatgcgaaaatattgaacaaaattctagccaaccggatacagcagtatatcaaaaagattgttcatcatgaccaagtggggtttatcccaggcatgcaaggttggtttaatatacgtaaatcaatcaatgtgatccaccacatcaacaaaagcaagaccaaaaaccacatggtcatatcaatagatgcagagaaagcctttgacaaaatacaacatccctttatgatcaaaacactacaaaaaatgggaatagatggaaaatttctgaagatagtggagtctatatatagcaaacctacagccaacatcatactcaatggtgaaaaactggaagcatttcccctcagatcaggtactagacagggctgcccactatcaccattactattcaacatagtgttggaagttcttgccatagcaatcaggcaggagcaaggaattaaagggatacagattggaagagaagaagtcaaactctccttatttgcagatgacatgatagtatacatggaaaaacctaaggaatccagcaagaagcttttggaaatcatcaggcaatacagtaaggtgtcaggctataaaattaacattcaaaagtcagtggcattcctctatgcaaacactaagttagaagaaattgaaatccagaaatcagttcctttttcttttttttcttttttttttccctttgttggaaTGCTTTATTTACACTtttaacaaaactaaaaaaatctGTTATATAATTAGTCACAAATACAGtccaatgtttttgtttgtttgttttttggcctTACACAAGAGTTTTGTCTAACAAAAGTCTTCTTTGTAGCAGCTAGGCTCTGCCACCACTATGCTTTCTAAGTTCACAAATCTGCTGTAACCTGTAGCTTCCCTGTTACTTCTCTGGCTCTCCTCTCCTGCTAAGCTTTGTTTCCTGGCAATTAAAACCTTCTGCCACCGCCATAGCTACTGCTCCTGCTGGAGCCACCATATCCACCTTGGTTTCCTGGTTTGGAGAAATACTGGCCACCACCACCATAGGGGCCAGAGCTTCGGCCTCCAAAGTTTCCTCCTTTCATAGGTCCAAAATTGGAGGGCTGGTTATTGTAATTGCCAAAATCATTGTAGCTTCCGCCACCTCCAAAATTGCTTCCATCATTGCCAAATCCATTGTAGCCATCCCCACTGCCGCCATATCTGCCACCACCTCGGCTGCCACTGAAGCCACCTCgaccactgaagtttcctcctcgGCCAAAGTTGTCATTGCCACCAAAGCCACCTCCAAGGCTACCACCAAAGTTTCCAGAACCACTTCGTCCTCTTTGGCTGGATGAGGCACTAGCCatctcttgctttgataaggcttTCTTTACTTCACAGTTGTGGCCATTCACGGCATCGTATTTCTGAATGACAATCTTGTCGACAGAATTATGGTCATCAAAGGTTACAAAAGCAAAGCCTCTCTTTTTGCCACTGCCCCGATCAGTCATGATTTCAATAACTTCAATTTCCCCATACTGTTCAAAATAATCTCTTAGGTGGTGTTCTTCAGTGTCTTCTTTAATGCCACCAACAAAAATCTTTTTCACAGGTAAATGGGCACCAGGTTGTTGAGAATCTTCTCTAGAGACAGCTCTCTTTGGATCCACAACTCTCCCATCCACCTTGTGTGGCCTTGCATTCATGGCAGCATCCACCTCCTCGATGGTAGCGTATGTGACAAAACCGAAACCTCTGGAATGCTTGGTTTTTGGCTCTCTCATAACCACGTAGTCTGTGAGAGTTCCCCATTGCtcaaaatcagttcctttttctatagcaacaaaaacaacaaaatatctaggagtaaacctaaccaaagaagtgaaagacttgtatactgaaaattatgagtcactactcaaagaaattgaaaaagacacaaagaagtggaaagatattccatgttcatgggttggaagaattaacatcatcaaaattaatatattacccagagccatctacaaatttaatgctatccccatcaagatcccaagcacattttttaggagactagaacaaatgctacaaatgtttatctggaaccagaaaagacctagaattgccaaaacaatcttgagaaaaaagaacagaaccagaggcatcacactcccagatctcaaactgtattacagggccattgtcatcaaaactgcttggtactgaaacatgaacagacacagtgaccagtggaatagaattgagagcccagaaatgaggccccacacctatggacatctaatctttgacaaaggggcccagactattacatggggaaagcagagtctcttcaacaaatggtgttggaaacaatgggttgaaacgtgcagaagaatgaaactgaatcactgtatttcaccaaatacaaaagtaaattccaagtggatcaaggacttggatgttagaccagaaactatcacatacttagaggaaaatattggcagaacttttttccgcataaattttaaagacattttcaatgaaacgaatccaattacaaggaagactaaggcaagtataaacctatgggactacatcaaattaaaaagcttcttcacagcaaaagaaaccactacccaaaccaagagacccctcacagaatgggagaagatctttacatgccatacatcagataagagtttaatgaccaacctatataaagagcttgccagactcaacaacaagacaacaaataaccccatccaaaaatggggggaggtcttggacagaatattcaccactgaagagattcaaaaggccgagaaacacatgaaaaaatgctccaagtctctgtcagagaaatgcaaataaagacaacaatgagatacctcttcactcctgtgagaatgtcatacatcagaaaaggtaacagcagcaacaaatgctggaaagggtgtggggtcaaaggaaccctcctgcactgctggtgggaatgtcaattggtccaacctctgtggagaacagtctggagaactctcagaaggctagaaatggacctaccctatgaccctgcaattcctctcctggggatatatcctaaggaacccaacacatccatccaaaaagatctgtgtgcacatatgttcttggcagcacaatttgtaacagacaaaacctggaagcaacccaggtgtccaacaacagatgagtggctgagcaagttgtggtctagatacacaatggaatactactcagctgtaaaaaatggtgacttcaccgttttcagccgatcttggatggaccttgaaaaaatcatgttgagtgaaataagtcagaaacagaaggatgaatatgggatgatctcactctcaggctgaagttgaaaaacaagatcagaaaaggaaacacaagtcgaacctgaaatggaattggagtattgcaccaaagtaaaagactctggggtgggtgggtgggtggggagaatacaggtccatgaaaaatgatgaatgaaatagtgggggttgtattgttaaatgggaatctggggaatgttatgcatgtacaaactattgtatttattgttgaatgtaaagcattaattccccaataaagaaataaattatttttttaaaaaaagaaaccaattcCAGTGCTGTCTGGGGCTATCACAGTTGGTCTCTCACAGagcaagaacccccccccccccagctatctCTCGGGTCCTGAAGGTGTTTTTCAACTttgcattttttacattttatttacttttaaattcatGAGTATTGTGGGCTTGCATGTGCAGACACCGGAGTATGGCCTTCCTGGCTCATCTACTTCCAtgaattttagagagagaggagagggacagagagaggggaaagaggggccgggtgggcgCACCTGGATGAACATGTCACAGTgcaggaggacccgggttcgagcccccagtcctcacctgcaggggaagctctgCGAATGGTGCAgcaggctgcaggggtctctctcccaatctacccatttcctcttgatttttggctgttactatccaataaataaatagagacaataaagaaaaagagagaggagagggacagaaatGGATTGTagccccaccccaccatccatggagcccccGCCCGTGGTGCTGTCCAAGGTGCTTCCTGTGGCGGTGGTGACCGTGCCCGGGGCCTGTCACGAGTGACACACACACGTTCCACCAGATGAGCCgcgtccccccacccccgaggaaCCACGTCCCAGCTgtgacccctctccctctcccgacACTTCACCCACAAAGCCAGGTATCGTTTGCTCTCGAGTGGCTTCTGTGTAAGAGGCTGCCTTGGTCAGCGGTTAGGGGGCCTCCCCAGTCCCAGGCtcctctgggtgggtgggtgggcactatgccctgtgtgtgtgtcttcctcctTCAGGAGCCCGTCCCCCTTCCAGAGGCCTCCCTGCCCCACGCGCTGTCGCAGCCCTCAGTGGCGAGGGACAGGGTCCCCTCCGCCAAGTTCATTTTCACCCGGCTGGGCTGTGAATTCTCAGATTAAACAGCTCCGTGCAGCCCAGTGGCTGGCCCGAGCCCCGCGGAGCAACACCGGCTGgaacagatgggggggggggggaggctggagaTCAGCTGCCTTGGCACCTGGAGGCCTCTCAGGGCTGCACAGTGAATGAAAATGCTCAACGGATAATGGCCCCTGGTCAACAGCTCATCGCATTGATacattttcaagtttgggagctctcTGCCCCGGTCCAGCTTTCGAGGCctgttctcagctctgacaccatctccccagacaatacttagccctctgcatgttagctgtcaggctcaggcaaaagttagttaggtcatgggccccttggaatagacctaaaatagacctactagcttcttcccaccctaagacccctagtgttggtctgcttctaattctgcttctaagaccccttctgtttcattggtttaatcccccctgcttacactgtattctatttacataaccactgttaactaagcaccaccctgcctgcagggcattggtttaatcccccctgcttacactgtattctatttacataaccactgttaaccaagcaccaccctgcctgcagggcactggtttaatccccactggttcatgatgtctttttgctccgccccctcttgtagtcaccctgatttccaccagtctctttcgctccaccctctctacgtcacatcctgtttccaccctacttggcgagcatatataaggacagcattgtgattagagatagtttagcatagcttagattgtgctgcgttccacatgaataaagagatactgctgcccagctcagccatgagtccctggtcatctgtctcctgcccacgaagctagccagcATCCtagcttcatctgctctattcctgcctttgggttcctgattattaaacactttgtcctgctttctatctcaccacctttcagccaccaagtcgcagacgctgccatgatgccaccctgacctccctgggcagacgccctcacccatgtgtcctggagcctcccctccccagagccctgccccactagggacagacagacacaggctgggggtgtggatccacctgccaacacccatgtccagcggagaagcaatgacagaagccagaactcccaccttctgctccccatagagaatttgggtccctgctcccagagggggagaaatgtcaggggaagatgcccagagggctctgaaccccaactccatcaggacccagagagagaagaggaaaaaagaaggacactcaGGAGGAGTCATAGGTAGAGGTATGACTTAGGCTTAGGAAGGAATAGAAGGTAGGACCAGAGAAAAagtggaatatatataaatacagatagttatagaaataatagtcagcccatctctgtgactttgggagaaccactgcagttcccaatggagggactggggacacagaactctggggtgggaacagtgtggaattagaccccgtCATCACAtagttttgtagatcaatattaggccactgataaaaaattaaaaaaagaaaatgccacaGGCCTATTCTGGAGGGTGGACATCTGCAGGGCAGCCCAGGCATtctgtgggaactgggggttctgACTCATTCATTAGCCTGAGCCCCTCCTCCGCCGGAGGCCAGGGCTCCACGTAGACCTGCAGAGACCATGGGGATGTCGGCACAGGGACAGTGGCCCCGTCACCCATTGgtgcttgtctctctctcctctctggggtggggggcagtcccAAGTAATGAAAATGGAGGGTTATTCTATAAGTACAGTGGGACGACAGCCCCACCCCTCTGTGTGCCCTGGCTGTGCTGCCCTCACAAGGCAGTAGGCAGAAGCCCAGCGAGGACACacatcaccaagtgcaaggaccagggttcaagccccccccccccccgctccccacctgtaaggggtaaGCTCCACGGGCGGTGCAGTGGGTCTGCACTCCCACTGAgagaggtgtctgtctctttccctgtctctcccttctcaatttctctctgtcctatctgataaaaagaaggaaagaaaaaaatgacagcctggattgatggattcatggtgctggcaccgagccccagggacaaccctgacagcaaaaagaaaataaaatgaatgaaatgagCAAGGCGGTAGGTGAGTTACAAAGCACAGACACATGCTAAGGGCCTGGAAAGCTTTAAGTCACTgcattctcccttcctcctcccctccctctcctttctttctttgtggctttgttttgttttccctccatGGCTATCACtcgagctcggtgccagcactacagagccacggctcccagtggccatttttcccatttcattggacgggacagagagaaattgagagaggagggagatagaggagagagacagagagacacctgcagacctgcttcatttgtgaagctttccccctgcaggtggggatgggggcttgaacccagggccttgagcactgtaatgtgagcgctcaactaggtgtgccaccaaccacccCCACTTCTTCTATAACATAAAGTTAgataggaggaaaaaataaacccACAAAGaacagcaaaaaggaataaagggaAGATGGACAGACGACAGCAATAGAAGAGTCATGTTTCTGGACGGGGTCCTGATGCCCATgtccattcccagcagccatttctgcTCCTTCCCTCCAGCCAgagggagacagatggagagggggagcagAAAAAGAGAGCGCAGCAGAGCCGCCCCACCGCCCACAAGACGCCCCTCCTGTGGCTGCCACAGTCGCCCttggctggaacccgggtccggGCAGCTGGCAGTGTGCGTACTCTGCTGAGTGAGCCACCCCCACATCTTCTAAGGACAAGAGAAAGTGAATTCTGACCGGCTGgggtggacccacctgccaacacccatgtccagcggagaagcaatgacagaagccagaactcccgcctctgctccccatagagaatttgggtccctgctcccacagGGGGAGACATGTTAGGGGCAGGtgcccagagggttctgaaccccaactccatcaggacctggagtgtCCTTCACCAGGAATCTTGCTTTCATCCCGTCACTGAgcgggaagagaatctggaaacagCAGAGGAAGCCAGGGACTGAGTCTctcatctgagagagaagagggaaaggaaggacactcggaagcAGCAGCAGGTGTGGGGGAGACTCAGAAAGGGGGAGACGGCAGGACCAGGGAAAAACCAGGATATGTTTATACCAACCGGTGTCTGTCctcgggagaaccactgcagtttccaatgcagggaatgggacacagagctctgggggtgggaacgggGTGGAGTTAGACCCATTAGCTTGTAATTTTGTTTCTTAGCTATTTATTaatcttcattttcccttttgttacccttgttttttattattgttgttggtgtcgtcattgttggataggacagagagaaatggagagaggaggggaagacagagagggtgtgggagagaaagacagacacctgcagacctgcttcaccgcctgtgaagcgactctcctgcaggtggggagccgggggctcggactgggatccttacaccagtctgtgcactttgcaccacatgtgcataacccaccgcgctaccgccctactcccattatattttatttttaaacaatttattcatttattcatgaggaagatcggagcagaggaagaaccagacatccctctggtacatgtgctgccgggtcttgaactcaggacctcatggttgagaatccaatgctttatccactgcgccacctcccagaccacttagcttgtaattttataaatcagttaaaccattaataattaaaaaaaaaagaaaagttcattcCACCCAGGGAGACAGTAACGGAGAAGCTTTAAAGGCGACGTCCAGATGCTGACCTGCAGAGCCCACGGCCGGGTGGGTCCCAGCTGCACAGAAGGGCCCCAGGCAGGCGGGCACAGAGACAAAGGCGGCTATGGGTCCCGGTGGGCCTGTCTGCCCAGCTCCGACCACGGGGATGGAACGTCCACACTGGGCAAGGACCCCGTGTGAGAactgagcccccaccccacagtgaAAGGCCTCTCCGCTCTGTCCGGCCCTGCCCCCGCCGGCCTGGAAACCCCGCGTCAAGCTCGGCAAGTTTCCCTCTTGCTTTGCGATTATTGGAAATGAAGTAGCTCCCTGCGGAAGAGAAATCATTGAATATATAGTCAATAATGAGGTTAATTAATTTAACCCTTCTAATTAGGAAACTAATTAAATCAGAAAATTAAAACTGGCAGTAGACGCGAAAGCAGAAAGTTCTGGGTTTCGAGCTGACCCTCCCACTCCATTTTCAAGCAACTCCAACAAGCGAATGTTCAgaactccccccgcccccccatccctgccccactagggacagacagacaggctgggggcGGATCCACCTGCCGGCCAAACAACTTCAGAAAACCTGAACTCCcgcctctgctccccatagagtttgggtccctgctcccagagggggagaaatgtcaggggcaggtgcccagagggctctgcactcaactccatcaggacctggagtgtccgtcaccaggaatcttgcttTCATCCCGTCACTGAGGGAGAAGAGAGTCTGGAAACAGcagaggaagccaggggctgagtctctcatctgagagagaagagggaaaggaaggacactcggaagcAGCAGCAGGTGTGGGGGAGACGGCAGGACCCTAGGAatgagagagcgagagggagttGTAGGATCAGCCcggatctgtgaccttgggagaagcacCGCAGTTTCTGATggaaactctgggggtgggaatggagtggaattAGCCCCGTTAGTGTCTAACCTTGTCAAGCAACACTAAATCCCTGATAATAGCAAGGAGGCAGTAGGCGCCAAAAGGTCCTGCCGGAGGAACTCCACCTGCCGGGAGTCCACTGTCTCACCCTCCCATTCCATGTgatggggagccggagtttgGGGCTAACAGGAGTTAGCACAGGAATGAAGGCAGCCGGAGGCGGGACACACGGAGAAGGGGAGGTACTGGGCACAGGACTTGGAGCAGGCCGCTCTCTGGCTGCcgcttctggtcagaagcatctcggtggAGGTGCGCCAGGTGTCCGTCACGGCTACTtgccctgggaactgaacacacgTGACTCTGCAGCCGGTAAACTttcagacccctctacagccatgagccaCCTTTACCTCAGCTGCTAACTGTTTATCTTACGGGACTAAACTTGCCacaactatattcagactttatgggcCCGGCGTACTCTTAACCTCTGATGATAATTGctaattttgccttttacctgtttcaccctaataaaccttgtattgtttaaatttGTCCCCAGATCCTTTTATGTGCCATAGCTCCCTAAAACCCTTTATAAGTTAAATTTCAACAATTATGATTATTggctccagggttagtgctggggcttggtgcctgcagtaggaatccactgctcctggaggttatttttcccattttgttgcccttgttgtctttattgttattgctgttgttggataggacagagagaaatgggagatggggaagacagagagggacagacacctgcagacctgcttcaccagctgtgaagtgactcccctgcaggtggggagccgggggctcaaactggggtccttaacgccagtccttatgctttgtgccatgtgcgcttaacccactgcgccaccgcccagtgcCTGACTATTttttactagagccctgctcagctctggcttatggtggtgtgggggactgagcctgggactttggagcctcaggcaggagtctctctttgcagaaccattatgctgtccactcccgcctttttttttttagaatgagtTAGAGTAAATCCAGACTCTGCTGGTGACCGAGAACTCCCACTGCTCTGGGAGTGGCGTTGTCCCTGGGATTCActcagaggagacagacacacagcgCTGAAGCTTCGCCCCCAGGACcctggggaggggtgggtgggctCTGCTTCCAGGGTCTCTGCTGCCAAGGAGGAGATATTGAACCCAAATCTGTGGGGACCCTGCTCACCTGGTCCCCTCAAAGCCACAGAGAAGGGTGCAGCTTGGGGTGTTCCAGGAGGTTGGGTGTCTCAAGCACAGGCCGCCTCTGCCCGTGAAACAGCAGATTCTCTGCAAGGTGGGGAGTAACTGGACCCCAGGGCCCCTTCCCACCTGTGGGTGCAGCTCGGAGGGGAGAGAACTGGAGTCATCTGCGGGGGGCCAGCTGGGCCTCAAACACCAGAGGGCTGCCCTGGCTCCCCCCTCATGTTCTAAGTgaatcttttttgattttttttttttatctatttttgcctccagggttattgctg
It contains:
- the LOC103126925 gene encoding heterogeneous nuclear ribonucleoprotein A1-like, translated to MREPKTKHSRGFGFVTYATIEEVDAAMNARPHKVDGRVVDPKRAVSREDSQQPGAHLPVKKIFVGGIKEDTEEHHLRDYFEQYGEIEVIEIMTDRGSGKKRGFAFVTFDDHNSVDKIVIQKYDAVNGHNCEVKKALSKQEMASASSSQRGRSGSGNFGGSLGGGFGGNDNFGRGGNFSGRGGFSGSRGGGRYGGSGDGYNGFGNDGSNFGGGGSYNDFGNYNNQPSNFGPMKGGNFGGRSSGPYGGGGQYFSKPGNQGGYGGSSRSSSYGGGRRF